The following coding sequences are from one Euwallacea similis isolate ESF13 chromosome 27, ESF131.1, whole genome shotgun sequence window:
- the LOC136417208 gene encoding glutaryl-CoA dehydrogenase, mitochondrial: MALNAVFPNRLGAGVANIFKKDVKQLLARQTSNNAVFNWEDPLKLESQLTGEEVIIRDQFRTYCQEKLMPRVVEANRKEIFHREIMNELGDMGVLGCTIKGYNCAGVSNVAYGLLAREVEKVDSSYRSAFSVQSSLAMGAIYMYGSEEQKQQYLPLMAKGLLVGCFGLTEPNHGSDIGGMETKAKYDSSSKTYILNGSKTWITSSPISDILIVWAICEDGKVRGFIINRKEHGSGLSTPKIEGKFSLRASPTGMILMDNVKVPEDHLLPNVVGMRGPFGCLNNARYGISWGALGAAEACLQIVREYTLERQQFKRPLAQTQLMQKKFADMVTEIALGLLACYNIGRLKDKNEHTNEMISLLKRNNTGKALSIARNARDMLGGNGIQDEYHVIRHVMNLEAVNTYEGTHDIHALILGRAITGLSAF; encoded by the exons ATGGCTTTAAACGCGGTTTTTCCGAATAGACTAGGCGCTGGGGTTgcgaatattttcaagaaggACGTAAAAc AATTGCTTGCTAGACAAACTTCGAACAATG CGGTTTTTAATTGGGAAGATCCTCTCAAATTAGAATCTCAATTAACGGGAGAAGAAGTAATAATTAGGGACCAATTTCGCACTTACTGTCAAGAGAAATTAATGCCTAGAGTAGTCGAAGCGAATAGAAAGGAAA taTTTCACCGAGAGATTATGAACGAACTAGGAGATATGGGAGTTCTAGGTTGTACCATTAAAGGATACAATTGTGCGGGGGTATCTAATGTTGCATATGGCTTGCTTGCCAGGGAGGTAGAAAAGGTGGATAGCTCTTACCGGTCTGCCTTTAGTGTGCAATCTTCCCTCGCCATGGGAGCTATTTACATGTACGGTAGTGAAGAACAAAAGCAGCAGTATTTACCACTAATGG CTAAGGGTTTATTAGTTGGCTGCTTTGGCTTAACAGAGCCAAACCATGGTAGCGATATTGGAGGAATGGAGACTAAAGCAAAGTACGATTCCTCAagtaaaacttatattttaaatggaagtaAAACTTG GATCACCAGTTCCCCAATCTCAGACATATTAATAGTGTGGGCTATATGTGAGGACGGCAAAGTACGAGGTTTCATAATAAACAGAAAAGAGCACGGCAGTGGCTTGAGCACCCCCAAGATCGAGGGGAAGTTTTCCCTGAGAGCATCCCCCACTGGGATGATTTTAATGGACAATGTCAAAGTACCAGAAGACCATTTGTTGCCCAATGTAGTGGGGATGAGAGGTCCTTTTGGGTGTTTAAATAACGCCAGATATGGAATTTCCTGGGGTGCTTTAGGAGCAGCAGAGGCCTGCTTGCAAATAGTAAGAGAATATACCCTTGAAAGGCAGCAATTCAAACGGCCCTTAGCGCAAACTCAGCTTATGCAGAAGAAATTTGCTGATATGGTAACTGAAATTGCTTTAGGGCTTTTGGCTTGTTATAACATTGGGAGGCTAAAGGATAAAAACGA gCACACAAATGAGATGATTTCACTGCTGAAGAGAAATAACACTGGAAAAGCGCTGAGTATAGCTAGAAATGCAAGGGATATGTTAGGAGGAAACGGGATCCAGGATGAGTATCATGTGATTCGACACGTCATGAATCTGGAAGCAGTAAATACTTATGAAG GTACCCATGATATCCATGCTCTAATCCTTGGAAGGGCAATTACAGGATTGTCTGCTTTCTAA
- the spidey gene encoding very-long-chain 3-oxoacyl-CoA reductase translates to MSETSRIIDTIGILCTAIVGFCILKFIFRIIYNNFLDTALRINAANLKETGKWAVVTGATDGIGKAYAEALAKKKLNIVLISRTQEKLDDVASQIAQNYNVETKTVAADFTKVEEIYYNIDKQLHGLDIGVLINNVGMSYPYPEYFLEMKNGDELYDNIIKCNIISVTNMCKIVLPGMVERKRGAIVNVSSTAAQIPSPLLSVYAASKSFVEKFSEDLATEYSRYNIIVQCLLPGYVATNMSKIKSSTWMAPSPSKFVSEALTTIGVREKTTGYFPHTLLVGVIHFMDAISPRLSRWFIVRTMTNIRARALRRQTQ, encoded by the exons ATGTCCGAAACTTCGCGGATTATAGATACTATAGGGATTTTGTGCACTGCAATAGTGggtttttgcattttgaaattcatttttagaatcatttataataattttttggacACTGCATTGCGTATTAATGCTGCTAATTTGAAGGAAACTGGAAAATGGGCTG TAGTAACTGGTGCTACAGATGGGATAGGAAAAGCTTATGCCGAAGCTCTTGCAAAGAAGAAGTTGAACATAGTATTGATCAGCAGAACTCAAGAAAAACTCGATGATGTAGCTTCTCAAATAGCCCAAAATTACAATGTTGAAACTAAAACTGTGGCAGCTGACTTTACAAAGGTCGAGGAAATTTACTATAACATTGACAAACAACTGCATGGTTTGGACATTGGAgtgttaattaataatgtcGGAATGAGCTATCCATACCCTGAGTACTTCCTAGAAATGAAGAATGGCGACGAGCTTTATGACAACATCATCAAGTGCAACATTATATCCGTCACAAACATGTGCAAAATTGTCTTACCGGGAATGGTAGAACGCAAAAGGGGGGCGATTGTCAATGTTTCTTCTACGGCAGCCCAAATCCCTAGTCCCTTGCTCAGCGTCTACGCAGCTTCAAAATCTTTTGTGGAGAAATTCTCTGAAGATTTGGCTACTGAGTATTCCAGATACAATATAATAGTACAATGTCTGCTACCTGGATACGTAGCGACTAATATGTCAAAAATCAAATCGTCCACTTGGATGGCACCATCTCCCTCCAAATTCGTGAGCGAAGCTCTTACTACCATAGGGGTAAGAGAGAAGACTACGGGTTATTTTCCTCACACCCTGCTAGTAGGGGTGATACACTTTATGGACGCTATTTCGCCTAGATTGTCCAGGTGGTTCATTGTTAGAACTATGACTAATATTAGGGCTAGGGCACTTAGACGACAAACTCAATAA